One Brassica napus cultivar Da-Ae chromosome C2, Da-Ae, whole genome shotgun sequence DNA window includes the following coding sequences:
- the LOC125582071 gene encoding uncharacterized protein LOC125582071, whose translation MTDPSYEDDKKHKRYNNKLFFVADSDNGIPLRCPCGGQIVIHVCKAGTDIGKKYFFCKHFENDGLHRKKEWDEAIEEETKKLTRKVDHHELKIRSLYSIEDSLSRLEEDEKKNAEEIEDLKYFLKNRYPNEFY comes from the exons ATGACAGATCCCAGCTACGAAGACGATAAAAAACATAAGAGGTATAATAACAAGCTGTTCTTCGTTGCCGACTCTGACAATGGAATTCCGCTACGTTGTCCATGCGGTGGCCAGATTGTCATACATGTCTGTAAGGCAGGAACAGACATTGGAAAGAAGTACTTCTTTTGCAAACACTTTGAG AATGATGGCTTGCACagaaagaaagaatgggatgagGCTATTGAAGAGGAAACGAAAAAGCTAACGCGGAAGGTTGATCACCACGAACTCAAAATTCGAAGCTTATATTCCATTGAAGATAGTCTTAGTCGTTTAGAAGAAGACGAGAAGAAAAACGCTGAAGAGATCGAAGACCTGAAGTACTTTCTTAAGAACCGTTACCCCAATGAGTTCTACTAG